From Salvelinus namaycush isolate Seneca chromosome 2, SaNama_1.0, whole genome shotgun sequence, one genomic window encodes:
- the LOC120022255 gene encoding NACHT, LRR and PYD domains-containing protein 3-like, whose product EKIMTFVKNELKMFKRILSPELPEGFESQKQDKEVVDAEDEKQESSAREGALKITLHVLRKMNQKDLADTLEKYELAVICQRELKSNLKKKFQCVFEGIAKQGNPTLLNKIYTELYITEGGTGEVNNEHELRQIETTTRKQARPESAVKCNDIFKPLTGQDKLIRTVLTKGVAGIGKTVSVQKFILDWAEGKANQDVQFVFSFPFRELNLMKGDKHTFIELLNHFSMETKQSGISIYNKYKVLFIFDGLDECRLPLDFQKNKICWDVTESTSVDVLLTNLIKGNLLPSALLWITTRPAAANKIPSECVDQVTEVRGFNDPQKEEYFRKRFSDEDLASRIISHIKKSRSLHIMCHIPVFCWISATVLEHMLKHKREEMPKTLTEMYTHLVEFHTKQKNEKYLGKEETGPHWNKESILSLGKLAFQQLVNGNLIFYDEDLKEAGIDVNEASVYSGLCTQIFKEECVLYQDKVYCFVHLSIQEFLAAVYVFLSFINNNENLMDKQQTNDKSEITFYKSAVDKALQSETGNLDLFLRFLLGLSLESNQKHLRGLLTKTRSSSQTHEETVKYIKEKIGENLSPERSINLFHCLNELNDHSLVEEIQSYLNSGSLSKPNLSPAQWSALVFVLLTSEKELDVFDLKKYSRSEEGLLRLLPVVKASRAVLLSGCLVTEEGCASLVSALESNPSHLRELDLSNNDLKDSGVNLVSAVLGNPHCKEGCASLVSALRSNPSHLRELDLSNNDLKDSGVKLLSAGLGNPHCKLETLRLSGCLVTEEGCASLVSALRSNPSHLRELDLSYNHPGDSGVRLLSAGLEDPHCRLEKLNVEHGGENRMKPGLRKYVCDLTLDLNTVNRRLSLSEENRKVTCRREKQPYPDHPERFEDCRQVLCREGLTGRCYWEVEWSGIMGAVIGVTYKGISRRGGGDDCWLGYNDKSWSLFCSDNSYSAWHNNISTTIDVPSSSPHRVGVYLDWPAGTLSFYTASSDTLTHLITFTSTFTEPLYPGFWVCYVDSSVSLK is encoded by the exons aaggctttgagagtcagaagcaggataaggaagtggtggatgctgaagatgagaagcaggagagcagtgccagagagggggctctgaagatcacactgcacgtcctgaggaaaatgaaccagaaggatcttgctgacacactggagaaat atgagcttgctgtgatttgccaacgtgaactcaaatctaatctaaagaagaagtttcaatgtgtatttgaggggatcgctaaacaaggaaacccaacacttctcaataagatttacacagagctctacatcacagagggtggaacaggagaggtcaataatgaacatgagctgagacagattgagacaacaaccaggaaacaagcaagaccagagagtgcagtcaaatgtaacgacatcttcaaacccttaactggacaagacaaacttatcagaactgtgctgacaaagggagtcgctggcattggaaaaacagtctctgtgcagaagttcattctggactgggctgaaggaaaagcaaatcaggatgtccaatttgtattttcattcccttttcgggagctgaatttgatgaaaggggacaaacacactttcattgaacttctcaatcacttctcaatggaaaccaaacaatcaggaatctccatctacaacaagtacaaagttctgttcatctttgatggtctggatgagtgccgactgcccctagacttccagaagaacaagatctgttgggacgtcacagagtcaacctcagtggatgttctactgacaaatctcatcaagggaaatctgcttccctctgctctcctctggataactacccgacctgcagcagccaataagatcccttcagagtgtgttgaccaggtgacagaggtacgaggtttcaatgacccacagaaggaggagtacttcaggaagagattcagtgatgaggacctggccagcagaatcatctcacacataaagaaatcaaggagcctccacatcatgtgccacattccagtcttttgttggatttctgcaacagtccttgaacacatgttgaaacataagagagaagagatgcccaagactctgactgagatgtacacacaccttgtggagtttcataccaaacagaagaatgaaaagtatcttgggaaagaagagacaggtccacactggaataaagagagcattctgtcactgggaaaactggcttttcagcagcttgtgaatggcaatctgattttctatgacgaagacctgaaagaggctggcattgatgtcaatgaagcctcagtgtactcaggattgtgcacacagatctttaaagaggaatgtgtgctgtaccaggacaaggtgtactgctttgttcatctgagcattcaggagtttctggctgctgtatatgtgttcctctcattcatcaacaacaatgagaatctaatggacaaacaGCAAACAAACGACAAGTCTGAaattactttctacaagagtgctgtggataaagccttacaaagtgagacgggaaacctggaccttttcctccgcttccttctgggcctctcactggagtccaatcagaagcacttacgaggtctactgacaaagacaagaagcagctcacagacccatgaagaaacagtcaagtacatcaaggagaagatcggggagaatctctctccagagaggagcatcaatctgttccactgtctgaatgaactgaatgaccattctctagtggaggagatccaaagctacctgaactcaggaagtctctcaaaacccaacctgtcacctgcacagtggtcagctctggtctttgtgttgctgacttcagaaaaggagctggatgtgtttgacctgaagaaatactccagatcagaggaaggtcttctgaggctgctgccagtggtcaaagcctccagagctgttct gctgtcaggctgtctagtcacagaggaaggctgtgcttctctggtctcagctctggagtcaaacccctcacacctgagagagctggacctgagtaacaatgacctgaaggattcaggagtgaatcTGGTCTCTGCTgtactggggaatccccactgtaaa gaaggctgtgcttctctggtctcagctctgaggtcaaacccctcacacctgagagagctggatctgagtaacaatgacctgaaggattcaggagtgaagctgctctctgctggactggggaatccccactgtaaactggagactctgag gctgtcaggctgtctagtcacagaggaaggctgtgcttctctggtctcagctctgaggtcaaacccctcacacctgagagagctggacctgagctacaatcacccaggagactcaggagtcagactgctctctgctggactggaggatccacactgcagactggagaaactcaa tgtggaacatggtggagagaacagaatgaaacctgggcttagaaaat atgtctgtgatctcacactggacctaaacacagtaaacagacgcctctctctgtctgaggagaacagaaaggtgacatgtaggagagagaagcagccgtatcctgatcacccagagagatttgaggactgtagacaggtgctgtgtagagagggtctgactgggcgctgttactgggaggtagagtggagtgggataatgggggctgttataggagtgacatataaaggaatcagcaggagaggagggggtgatgaCTGTTggcttggatacaatgacaagtcctggagtctgttctgctctgacaacagttactctgcctggcacaataatatctccactaccatagacgtcccctcctccagcccccacagagtaggagtgtatctggactggccagccggcactctgtccttctatacagcctcctctgacacactgacccacctgatcacattcacctccacattcactgagcccctctatccagggttttggGTTTGTTAtgttgactcctcagtgtccctgaaataa